A genomic segment from Lates calcarifer isolate ASB-BC8 linkage group LG13, TLL_Latcal_v3, whole genome shotgun sequence encodes:
- the LOC108878350 gene encoding LOW QUALITY PROTEIN: solute carrier family 28 member 3 (The sequence of the model RefSeq protein was modified relative to this genomic sequence to represent the inferred CDS: deleted 1 base in 1 codon) has translation MNSKRMELNRIEKKSQEMGKVNEAFESEEQDQIYIDVDSASEVADDAQNKTDQQNKSLLEKKMEAVHGSLAGRRDQIRRFIHLVLAAGFVAMVIAACVLNFHRSVGLLVISLVTMFFLVWDWMMERYGNWVWEELHPIKALLSRNWFWITWIIYVLLLVAVVCWLALDTAQRGTRQLVSFFGLLLLIFLMMLFSKHPFRWSWQTLLCGIGLQFVFGLLILRTTSGVRALAWLGKQAEKFMSFTDVGSRFVFGASYTDHFFVFKVMPILIFLSSVISILYHIGFMQWLICKIGLVMQVTMGTSPTESLATAGNIFLGQTESPLLIRPYISGLTRSEIHAVMTGGFASISGTILGAFISFGVDPTHLLTASLMSAPASLAIAKTFWPETETSNITTSGNDLKMQKGQSKNVLEAASQGASCAVGLVANIVANLISFLALLAFFDAVLSWLGGIFDCPQLSFALICSYVFMPLSFMMGVSWEDSFIVGELIGIKTFLNEFVAYQKLSELIKRRQAGGPEYMNNVKQYISVHSETIATYALCGFSNFASLGISIGELSTMAPDRQSDISSCGLRALIAGSVSCFMTACIAGMLYIPDLQCPHFLSAEFNNTNVTSSTQLVTCCTLLYNSVTEYEPWNVTIGEVYSQSSLQGCCSLTPPHHFNCSLVL, from the exons ATGAACAGCAAGAGAATGGAGCTGAACAGAATAGAGAAGAAGAGTCAAGAAATGGGGAAAGTCAATGAGGCCTTTGAGTCAGAG GAGCAGGATCAGATATACATTGATGTGGACAGCGCCTCCGAAGTTGCAGATGAtgcacaaaacaagacagatcAACAGAACAAAAG cTTGCTGGAGAAGAAAATGGAGGCAGTCCATGGGTCTTTGGCAGGACGCAGAGACCAGATCCGCCGGTTTATACACCTGGTTTTGGCAGCAG GATTCGTTGCCATGGTGATAGCGGCATGTGTTCTGAACTTCCACCGGTCTGTCGGGCTGCTGGTCATCTCCTTGGTAACCATGTTCTTTCTGGTCTGGGATTGGATGATGGAGCGCTATGGCAACTGGGTGTGGGAGGAGCTCCATCCCATCAAAGCCCTTCTCAGCAGAAACTGGTTCTGGATCACATG gatAATATATGTGTTATTGCTGGTGGCTGTGGTGTGTTGGCTTGCACTGGACACAGCCCAGCGGGGGACCAGACAGCTTGTGTCTTTCTTTGGTTTGCTGCTCCTCATCTTCTTAATGATGCTGTTCTCAAAACACCCATTCAGG TGGTCTTGGCAAACTTTGCTTTGTGGGATTGGACTACAGTTTGTCTTTGGTCTGCTGATTCTCAGGACTACATCTGGCGTCCGTGCACTGGCATGGCTTGGAAAACAAGCAGAA AAATTTATGTCATTCACAGATGTTGGGTCTAGGTTTGTGTTTGGAGCCAGTTACACAGACCACTTCTTTGTCTTTAAG GTGATGCCtatactgatttttttaagttctgtcaTCTCCATCCTCTACCATATTGGCTTCATGCAATGGCTCATATGCAAG ATTGGATTGGTAATGCAGGTTACCATGGGAACTTCTCCAACAGAATCACTGGCTACAGCTGGAAATATATTCCTGGGACAG acAGAATCACCCCTCCTGATTCGTCCATACATCAGTGGGCTAACTCGCTCTGAGATCCATGCTGTGATGACAGGAGGTTTTGCCAGCATATCTGGCACCATTTTAGGGGCCTTTATCTCCTTTGGG GTTGATCCAACACACTTGTTGACAGCATCACTGATGTCCGCTCCAGCCTCTCTGGCCATTGCCAAGACATTCTGGCCCGAAACCGAGACCTCAAATATAACAACCAGTGGCAATGACCTCAAAATGCAGAAAGG ACAGAGTAAGAATGTGTTGGAGGCGGCATCCCAAGGTGCATCTTGTGCTGTGGGTCTAGTGGCCAACATTGTTGCCAACCTCATTTCCTTCCTGGCACTGTTGGCTTTTTTCGATGCTGTCCTCTCCTGGTTGGGTGGGATATTTGACTGTCCACAGCTCAGCTTTGCG CTCATCTGCTCCTATGTGTTCATGCCACTCTCCTTCATGATGGGTGTTTCCTGGGAGGATAGTTTCATTGTTGGTGAGCTGATTGGCATAAAGACATTCCTCAATGAGTTTGTGGCCTATCAGAAGTTGTCTGAGTTAATTAAGAGACGACAGGCAGGAGGGCCTGAATACATGAACAACGTGAAGCAGTATATTTCT GTCCACTCTGAAACCATCGCAACCTACGCTTTGTGTGGATTTTCCAATTTTGCTTCACTGGGGATATCAATTGGAGAGCTGT CAACCATGGCCCCAGATAGACAGTCTGACATCTCCAGTTGTGGCCTCAGAGCTCTGATTGCAGGCAGTGTCTCCTGTTTCATGACAGCTTGTATTGCAG GTATGTTGTATATCCCTGATCTTCAGTGCCCACATTTCCTGAGCGCAGAGTTCAACAACACCAATGTGACAAGCAGCACACAACTGGTCACCTGCTGCACACTGCTATataacag TGTGACGGAGTATGAGCCATGGAACGTGACAATCGGGGAAGTATACAGTCAGAGCAGTCTTCAAGGCTGCTGCTCACTcacacccccccac cacttCAACTGCAGCTTGGTGCTTTGA